The Streptococcus marmotae genome contains the following window.
CTCCGACACGAAAACCAGTAGCAACCCCTTGACACTTCCTAAAAATGACGGTACAATAAAAGCAGAAAAGGGAACTGCGCGAACAGTCCCCTTGATAACACCGTTTAAGACGGATAGCCGTTGCCGTATTTGGTTTTTATTTTATAAACCGTCCACGACTGGCTAAAGTAGGGACGGTTTTTTATTTCTTCTTGCTGTTCATAATAGAAATAAACCTTGACTTTTCCTAAAACCACGGTACAATAAAAGCAGAAAAAAGGAACTGCGCGAACAGTCCCCTTGGTAACACCGTTTAAGACGGATAGCTGTTGCCAATTCTTACTTTTTTATTCTAAAAAAATCGTCCTTGGTCGCTACAAGTTAGGACGATTTTTTATTTGTTCTTGCTATTTATAATAGCCACTATCAGACCACGAAGGCAATCATCAAGCTGAGCGCTTCATAAACGGACAAGATCCGCCGCTCCTTTCTCTTGGATTTTGTGACTTACATACATAAGCACCACCTCCAAACTAGGCAACGACTACCGTCTCAACTTTGTTACAATATCCATTATAGCACATGTAACTTCATTTTTAAAGTGGTTTTCAACGTCCACTTGACTTTTCCCTAAAATCACGGTAAAATAAAAGCAGAAAAAGGGAACTGCGCTAACAGTCCCCTTGGTAACACCGTTTAAGACGGTAGCCGTTGCCATTTTTGATTTATTTTTATAAACCGTCCACGACTGGCTAAAGTAGGGACGGTTTTTTTATTTGTTCTTGCTATTTATAATAGCCACTATCAGACCACCGAAGGCAATCATCAGCTGAGCGCTTCATAAACGGACAAGATCCGCCGCTCCTTTCTCTTGGATTTTGTGACTTACATACATAAGCACCACCTCCAGACTAGGCAACGGCTACCGTCTCAACTTTGTTACGATATCCATTATAGCACATGTAACTTCATTTTTAAAGTGGTTTTCAACGTTCGCTTGACTTTTCCCTAAAATCGCGGTATAATAAAAGCAGAAAAGGGAACTGCGTCAACAGTCCCCTTGGTAACACCGTTTAAGACGGATAGCCGTTGCCGTATTTACTTAATGCAAACCGTCCACAAGGCTAAAGTAGGGACGGTTTCTTATTTGTTCTTGCTGTTCATTATGGC
Protein-coding sequences here:
- a CDS encoding putative holin-like toxin; this encodes MSVYEALSLMIAFVV